CAAGCGATAAATCAGTCGCGTGCGCGTGCGTTATCTGATGAAAGGTTTGGTGCCGTCCAATCCGATGGAGAGCAGTGATTTTATCGGGGCTCCGGCCCTGGCAGACAATTCAGACAGATCCTCCGGCATGGAATAAGCGGTTATTATCTCGGCCACTTCGCCCCCGGCTTTTCTCACGGCTTCGGCTATGGCCACCAAGGTGCCGCCGGTATCGACGACATCATCCACTATCATCACCTTCATCCCGGGGCGGACGCCGTTGAGGAACATCTTGGAATGGGAATATCCCGTCTTCTGCGTCAGTTTGATCTCGCCGGGAAGCCCGTAGGATTTCTTTCTGACGACCGAGAAAGGCTTGCCGGTCTTCAGCGATATAGCCGTCCCCAACGGTATCCCCATGGCCTCCGGCGCGAGTATCATGTCGAAATCACCTTTCGACAGAGATATGATCCCGTCCGCGGTCTCGTTCAGAACGGCCGGATCAACGGACGGGACGCCGTCGCTGATGGGGTTCTGGAAATAGTTGTAGCCGTTCCGGTCTTTGACCGTGCTTGACAGGTAGCATTCCCTCAGCAGAGGATAGTCCGTGCTCATGGTCTCTCCTCTTCCGCAGCCATCTCCCTGGCTTTGATCTCCCTCATGACCTCCATGGACTTCAGGGAGCAGATGTGCAGCATCGCTTCGACATCCCCTATGCCGGAGATCCCGGCGGCGCCGGCGTGCCCGCCACCGGTGCTTTCCGTCTCCACGCCGGCTGAGCACATGATAGAGCCCAGGTCTATGCCCTTTCTGACCGCATCCTGCGTTGCCCTGCCGCTCAGGCGGAATTCGTCGTCCCTCTGGGAACCGGCGAATGCGATGTCCGCACCGGCGCCAAGAAGGGCCCTGCATACAGACGATTCGAAGCTCCCTGCCACCGTGGTGGCGACGACCAAAGTCCCCACGCGATCGAATTTCACGCGCTCCATCGCTTTCAGCATGGCCACCCTCTCGGAGATGCTCACCGGAGCTCTGGTGAATTCCAAGGCTTCGTCCATCTGGATTCCGGATCCTTCCATAAGAGCCGCGAACGCGCGCAAGGTACGGGGATCGGCGAACTGGAATCCGCCGCTGTCGGTGATCATGCCTCCGAGAAGCATCATCGCAGCCTCCTTGGAAGGTTTCTTTCCGGCTCTCAGATAAAAATCCAATATGATTTCGCAGCACGATACGCGGGTCTCGTCGCGGAACATCGGATGCCCTTCCCAGCCGCCGGTGTCGCGGTGATGGTCGATCACGACCGCATCCGAAGGTATCGTCTGATCGGTCTCCAGCTGCTCCGGGGCGGACGTGTCCACGACAACCGCCAGCTCGTATGAGCTTATGTCGCATTCTTCGAGGGCGATCATGCCGGCTTTCTCCGATGCGATCTTGGCGATCCGGTCCATCCCATTGGGGGCGAACACTTCCGCGGGAGGGAAGAGCTCCGCCAATGCGTAGGCCGATCCGATCGCGTCCATGTCGGCGTTTCCGTGCACCAGTATGACCTTTCTTTTGCCTTCCAGCAGGGAGGCGATGTTATCCATGGGCCGTCTATTGCGCGGAATGTATTTGTTATTTGAGTGGGAAACGGCCCGTCATCCGTCCGGACCGCCCAAAAAGATTGGGAAGAGGTTTGCCGGGGTCTCCCCCAGCTCATTTCCTGCCGAACAGCCTTTGCACGAAGCCGTTCTGCCCCAGGCCGGTCACCAATATGTCCGAGTTGTACAGCCTAACGGTTACCATGATGGCTACGAATGCGAATGCCGCCATGTATCCTATGCCCGAGAAGACCAGCGCGTAATCGTTGTACATCAGGGCCTCCACGGCGATCATCGGGTGCGAGAACGGTATTATGAACAGCAGCGCCTGCACCAGCGCCGAGGATCCGTACCATCCGGAGAACATGATGATGAACATGGGGATCATGGCCAGGATGCTTATGGGCAGCGTCATGGTCTGGGCGGACTTGTTGTTCTTGGCGAACGCTCCCAGAATCATGCACAACCCGAGGGCGCAGATGATCGAGAGGAACATCGACACCATCAGGAAAGCGTAATCCTGCAGCCCGAGGCCGAGCCCGATGCTTTCCAGGCTGACTCCTGAAGTTATCTCCGACGTCAGGGCGTTCATGTAGAAGCTCATCCCGAACATGTATGCCAGGCCGTATATCAGGCCCACCAGCGCCGCGGCGATGATCTTCCCGGTGACAATCGTCGTTCTTCTTATGGGCATTGTGAGGAGCGTTTCCAGCGTCTTGTTCTCCTTTTCGGAGCCCATCGAGCTTATCACGATGCTCCCGACCATCATTATGATGATCATGATCACCATGGGGACCAGCATCGTCTGGCTGGATACCTGGTTCGCTATCGCGGCCGGGGTCACATCCTTCACATAGTTCCCGTTGACCATGGTGCCTATGTCGTTCGTCTTTATCGGATCGATATAGAACGCATAGTCCTTTTGGCCGAATTCCTCGGTCAGCAGCGCCCTGGACAGGAGGACGTTCAGAGACGACACTACGGTGGACGCGACCGACGACGGGGCGGTGCCGAACATCCCGGTGGGTTCGTATATGTAGAACTGTTCCAGGCTGGCCTGCGTTTTGCTGGCTATGGAGCTCGCGAAATTGTCCGGCACAATCATGGCGCAGGCGGTGCCCGCCGATTTCATCTTAGATTGGAGGTCATCATAGTCGATATTCCCGCCGGCGTCTTTGGTGGACGTCAGTTTTATGATGTAATCGC
The DNA window shown above is from Candidatus Methanomethylophilaceae archaeon and carries:
- a CDS encoding purine phosphoribosyltransferase family protein, whose protein sequence is MSTDYPLLRECYLSSTVKDRNGYNYFQNPISDGVPSVDPAVLNETADGIISLSKGDFDMILAPEAMGIPLGTAISLKTGKPFSVVRKKSYGLPGEIKLTQKTGYSHSKMFLNGVRPGMKVMIVDDVVDTGGTLVAIAEAVRKAGGEVAEIITAYSMPEDLSELSARAGAPIKSLLSIGLDGTKPFIR
- a CDS encoding DHH family phosphoesterase, with the translated sequence MDNIASLLEGKRKVILVHGNADMDAIGSAYALAELFPPAEVFAPNGMDRIAKIASEKAGMIALEECDISSYELAVVVDTSAPEQLETDQTIPSDAVVIDHHRDTGGWEGHPMFRDETRVSCCEIILDFYLRAGKKPSKEAAMMLLGGMITDSGGFQFADPRTLRAFAALMEGSGIQMDEALEFTRAPVSISERVAMLKAMERVKFDRVGTLVVATTVAGSFESSVCRALLGAGADIAFAGSQRDDEFRLSGRATQDAVRKGIDLGSIMCSAGVETESTGGGHAGAAGISGIGDVEAMLHICSLKSMEVMREIKAREMAAEEERP
- a CDS encoding ABC transporter permease — its product is MSHLTNIVKKELKELLTPGSVISVVLMMVLFAMLGGLIGGEVEKAKILPAISVVDGDNGEVTLPDGTSWNLERSVELIYSSSIPEGASVSDYIIKLTSTKDAGGNIDYDDLQSKMKSAGTACAMIVPDNFASSIASKTQASLEQFYIYEPTGMFGTAPSSVASTVVSSLNVLLSRALLTEEFGQKDYAFYIDPIKTNDIGTMVNGNYVKDVTPAAIANQVSSQTMLVPMVIMIIIMMVGSIVISSMGSEKENKTLETLLTMPIRRTTIVTGKIIAAALVGLIYGLAYMFGMSFYMNALTSEITSGVSLESIGLGLGLQDYAFLMVSMFLSIICALGLCMILGAFAKNNKSAQTMTLPISILAMIPMFIIMFSGWYGSSALVQALLFIIPFSHPMIAVEALMYNDYALVFSGIGYMAAFAFVAIMVTVRLYNSDILVTGLGQNGFVQRLFGRK